Genomic segment of Colletotrichum destructivum chromosome 5, complete sequence:
GATAGCATCGTGGATTTTCTTCGATTGGTCTTTAGGTTTCTTCGTCTTTGCGTAGGGAATGTTCGGCAAGGGGTCGCGGCGCAGATTACCCAAAGGGATGTAGGGTATGTTCGGCTGAGGGTTGCAGCGCAAAATCGCCAAAGACATTGGCGGGATAGGTGCGGCCGTCTGCATTGGCTGCTCAGCTTGAGCCGGAGAGACTGGTGAGTCTACATCCATAGGATCGTCGTCCATCGAATCGAGGCTCCGCTGAACTGGGCTTGACTGGGTTGCTTGTTGGCGAGGTAAATCTTTCGTCGAAAGAATGGTTCAGTGAGGTGGgttgagaagaaggagaaaaggcCTTTCATTCAGGCTCCTGAATACAGCGACCAGGCTATCATGGGGAAGCCAGACTTCATTCACACTTCACCCAGACTTCAAAGCCTGACTTGCTCTGGAAACCACACAAGTTTTTCTGGGGCTAATAAAAAATATGCCGCCCACAAACGCCTTGCGCCATATCGCCCGGAAATCATCTATGGCGAGCTGGAAGCCGTCGTCGATCATAGCTAGCAGAGTGTCTTGAACATGGACGTTGGATAAGACCATCTGGTTAGCAATGGACCGCAGACAATGGCTCAGTTTCGAATCGACCTTAGAGTCTTGcgtgaagaagaagtagCTGCATGTGAGGTTGGTACTCACTCTCCAGGTAGTTCTCCACGTGGGCTGTCATGACGGGTTTTCCTGAGACGGTGTTACCACTGAGCCAGTAGATGTTTGAAGAACTCACATCCCTCCAGTCTTGGAAACTCGATATGACGCGGGCCGAGCTCACATCGTTGTATGCGATTCACGGCGACTTAACCGAATGCTCCCCACGTCCCATTGGTTGGAGCACTTACGAATCCGACGCGAAATGTCACTTTTATATGGCCACCTTCCATGAGATGGCTGAAGAGCTACCGGATATCAACGCCTCTGCGTGAAAGGTTGCAGGGCTCCACATGAGGAGTAAGGCACCAAACTGGTAAATTCGGTTTCCCAGTGACGACATTCAACGGGAATGCCCCGCAGAACAATTCTTGGACGGATACTCTGGGAGGCGTTCTTCGCTCCAGCCTTCAACCACATGGTTCGcctgggagaagaaggggagacCCAAGGTCGGAGtgaggagatggagaagctcGGAGCCGCGCTCGTGGAGCAAAGTCATCGCGAGGCTGTTGCGTCCAATGTAGGTGGACGGCAAACGCGTCAAGGTGTGCTTGATCCATGGCGACCTCTGGTACGGGAATGCTTGTACCGACCTGGAGATGGACAATCCATCATGTTTGACGCCTGCAGTCTCTACGGAACACAACGAGTGTGAGTCAATCGCCTATTTTATATCCGTTTAAACATCTGGCTCAACCAACTAATTGATCAGATGAGCTTGGCACATGGCGCTCGCCACATCATAGGATCGGCAAGCCCTATGTGCGAGCTTATCATAAGAAGTACCCCAAGCCTGAGCCGGTGGAGGACTGGGACGACAAGAAACGCCCTTTGCTCCATGTAAGCTCCCCTTCCTCTGGCCTGGCGACCAAAACTGCTCGTTTCGTTGACCCGGGGCGAAAGGCATGTTCAACTTACACGACTCCGTTCGATATGCCGGGACTCTTCGATGGTGGGAGATGTGAGTATAAAATAGGGCCTGGTGCATATCGTCCATCCAACTTAGTCTAAACTTTAGTTCAGAGTAACGGGAGAGATGAAGCGCCTCATCAACAAACTACCAGAGGGATTCGAGGGATGGCGGAACCAGCACCAAGTCCaggctttttttctttttttttgaagTAGGTTGATCCATGAACTGTCAGCTTTCCGGTACTATAGCCTTGTGTTTGTAGACGGGCCGGTCATCTCTTCCGTGCGGATGGCTCATTTGCATCGCAAGCTCTGATACCAGATCTTGGCAACTTATACATCAGATGGCTTCATCTTCTCTCGTATGTTCCAGGGTAGTTCGGATAGCCGACCTTGATTCTCAGTCAGACGGAGGAGGACTTGGGCTCTTGATGATCATGGACCTGCTCGGGATCCGGCCCAGGCTTTGCTAATACCAACAGTCCGTGTCCGTGTCAATCTTTAACAGCAGGAGAGGATACCTCCGCGTCTGTCTTGTGAGAGCCCCGAGGCTCCTTAGAGGACCAAACATCCCGTGCGTAGCAATCGCAAAATACGGACGGAAGACACTGGTCACTCGAAAACGTAAAAGTCATTTTGATACCTAAGCTTTTTGGCCCCCGACGCAACGGGGCATCCTATGCCAGATGTACACTACAGTTACAAGCTCCACGAGACCCTAGAGTCAAATTCAGACCTCATTCTCGCTTTCTcgctttcttctttctctctatGCAGACATCGTACGTCGTCACGGTATTCCTCTGCGACCTCTCTTATGTATCTGCACTCCTCACCCAAAACCTATTCTCTATTCCTTTCCCCCGTTTACTGCGTCTTCTTGATCGCAGTCGCGGCGTTTGTGGGCGCGCTATACATCCACacggccgagaagaggacgaagccgGTGACGGTAGCGAAGATACCCGTCAGCCAGGGCCAGGCGCCCGAGATGACGTACGAGCGAGGCCACTCGTCATGGGCCATGTGGCGGACCGAGACGGTGTTCTTTTCCTCTAGGTTGGTGAGTAAAGGGCGCTTGTAGTTGATCTTGAAGTTGAAGATGCCGTGCTGGTCGGGCAGGGTGAAAGAGGTCGTGTAAGTGGAGGCATCGGCGGTGCTGGACTTGAGCTCGAGCGGGAGACGGTGGAAAGGAGACAGCATGCTGAACTCAAGCTGAAGGACATCGTCGTTGGGAACAGTGAAGGGGGTCCACTTGTCCCAGGAGTACTCGGAGAGGGAGATAGAGTAGGTCTGTCAAGGGCGGTTAGTTTAAGCCGTCACAAAGCAACAGCACAAGCCAACTTACGACATCGTTCTTGATACGGTAGATCTCGGGGTTCGTTTCGTTGGCAGCCTCGTTGAGGTGGTGCTCGATGTTGTTGACCCTCAGGACGCCGGTCTCGTGGAAAGTCCAGCCCGCAACCCTCTTGGCGAACTCGCGGTTCCACGCCGTGACCTCCTTGCCCGTGGCCGCCGGCTTGATCTTTGCATCGAGCCACTTGTCGCTCAGCAACTCGGCGGACCCGACAAGGGTGAAGCGGGCGCTGTTGCGGGCCTGGAAGACGGACACAAGACCGAGCTGCTCGCCGGCAGCAAACAGGTCGTtggcatcgacgacctcggcttGCTCCTTGGGGTTGTAGCTGTAGGCCGTCTTGGGGGCGCGCAGAATCGGGGTAAGCAGCTGGCCGGCACCGAGAACGTGGCCGAGACCATTGGGGAAGGCGATGACCTGGCCATCCTCGTGGAAGAAGCtcttgacgccggcgcggggCGACTTGGGGGCCGGGATAGCGAGGACGTCGTGCGACTCGGCGGCGCTAACGGTGTCATAGTTAAagtggtcgacgacgagaccggTACGGTCGGCGGGGAGGGCGATGTCGAGTTCGGCCAAGAGGCTGACGATGGATGTTGGGACGGTGGCGGTGGAAGAGAGGGACATCAGGATGTTACCCTTGGCGTTGATGAACTGGAGGAGGATGTTGGGGGTCAGGTTGGGACCGAGGCCTGCCATGAGCTTGTAAGTATCACATTTAAGACAGCTGCTGATGCTGTACGAGGAGTCGCATACCCTTGCTCTTGGACGGGAAGAGCAACACGTGGTCGTACACCCGCTCACCGAGCTTGAAAAGCTGCAGAGAGTCGCTCTTGGGCGTCTGGTATGTGATGCTGAATCCCCGGCCTATTTGATCAATTGGTCAGCTAATCGCATTCCTCGCAGGCAACCAACCCTCCAGAATAGCTTCGGTTCGGTCCTCAAGAGCTGCCACGTACTTTCCAGATCTCCCAGGAACTTGGAGTagccctccttctcggcaacATCGTCCAGGATCGCCAGGAGCCGGCCGCCGGTGACGCTCACGGCATGCACGGTGGCAGCCAGGAAGAGCAGgcaaagagaaagaagggaCCGCATGATTGCCGAAATTCACAGGCTGTGAAAGGAAGAAGCAGCCCGGGCAAAGAATCTCGAATTTCGTAGGAGGGATTGGcgatgtggtggtggtggtggtgggtgggaaaaaaagagaaagtCGGCCGCACAGCTAGGGTGCGTTGCGTTTGGGCGTAGCTGGCTGCGCTGCTGGGAGAGAGCTCAATTGCGCTTTTGGGATCCGGTGCATGTGTCTTGAAGCTTGGGGATACGTAGCCGTTGCCAAGCTAGTGTCGGAGAATCCCCGGCAGGAGGATGGTGGAGGTTCCTGAGCTCCCTGGGCGGGCGACGCGGCAGGGATCCGGAGTGGTGAAGGCTGTCACATCCATCAGTGATTAATCCGACGAGGTTTATCCGATTCCTCCGCGAATCCATTCTGAGCTTCGACATCGTGGAAACAGCCCGCCAGCTACCGCATCAATCATTTGACAACATCCGATACGGTCAATCAAGTACGTACGCTTGATGCCCGCCCCCTCCCTACGCACTCCAAGTTGCTAATTGATTgcttgtctctctctctcccgcaGCACGTCCGAAACAATGTCTTCCGCCGCGTCTCCCCGATTCTGGGCCGGGCCCATTCGATACTGCCGCTGGGCGTCCCGCGAGAAGCCCGCCTACTTTTGgtccgtcgtcctcggcgccctcggccctGTCCAGCTGGCCCTCGTCCCTCCTATCAGAAACTACCTCGGCGACTACAACGCGCCGCCCATCCCCGTCACATACCCTGGTGAGTCGatcgagctcctcctccttccgGTGATGCGCTAGGGAAAGATGGGCAAAGGGAGGCAGGCTAACGTCAACTGCACAGTTCCTTCGGCACCCAGGAAGCAGCTGTCGGGCTACGACGATGAATGAGCACTTCACACTTCAACCCGGAGGTCGAAAAATTAGCAAGGGTGCTTTGTAAATACGACGGCGTTTGGGCTTCTAAGACAGcaagcaggaggaggggcatTGGGCTGTGGCCGGCCTGCCGGATCGGAACTTGTAGCTCACGAATTGCTTCCACAAGGAAGATCGATACCAGAGCTCATTCTGTACACTACCAATTACGCCAGGCTCCGTTAGTCCACACTTGTAACATGCGCAACAAGCCTCCGGTATCGTGTGGTCAAGGTGTGTTAAGATGGAGACGCCAATTCTATGCTAGCCTGGAAGATATCCGCTATGCTCCCCTTTATAAACTCGCCCGAAAGCCTCGAAAACGCTTGCTACCCTGGGTAGAACTTTTGGTGCCGTCCAGACTCTATCTGTCCCGCTGAACAAGATTCCACTCGTACTAAGGCAATGAAGTTAGCCATGGATGTCTCAGGCGTCTTGAGCCAAGGAACACTTACCACTcgcccatcatcatcgccggtGTAGACGCACTGCGGCATAGGCGTGATGCAAGTCACACCCGCGTCGTAGTTGGCGCCCACCTCCGAGCGCGGATCAACATGGTCCAGCCGTCGAAGCAGCTCCAACACCCACTTGCCGTTCTTGACGCACTTCTTCCACACATTCACACGGCCTCTCTTGTGGCCGGTGAAGACGAGATAGTTCTCAAGCCACTCGTTGCCGGCACCTTCATAGAAAGCACACGAATGTACATAGTCGTCGGGTTCTGCGCAAACATTCTGATCAATGATGACGGTGCCATTGATGGTGTAGAGAATCACGTTCGGACCGGATCCCAGCATGATCTCGCCAGATACGTCGTTAATTCGGGCGCATTCGACGGGCCGCGAGAACGGCAGCTTGCGAATGAATTCGAGACGATTGAGATCCCAAACGAAGGCTTGGCCATCGGTCGAGACCGATACAAACGTGCTGAAGGACTTGGACACTGCGATGCTCGTCACAGGAGCGCGGTGACCGAAAAGCGATGAGCGGGGGAGCAGGTCCACTACTTTTCCAGGAGCCGTCTGCACAGCGTACACTGATATGACGCAGTCTTCTCCCGCTGTGATCAGTGTCTTGGAATCCGCAAAGGTAGCGCAAGACAGCTGCCCTATGTGGAGGTTCTCAAACAGTCCCGCAGGCTTTTGGTTTTTAGCCAAGTCCCAACCAGAAATCGAATCGGGCTTCCTTACCTTCCGGTTATCGCTAAAGAAGAAGCGGATGCTATTGTCGGCGTAACCCCATTCGAGGAACTTGTCATAGGGCGCAACGTTCAGACGGAAGGGCGACGCGCAGATGAGACGGTCAATCTTGGGCGAGTAAATCAGAGAAGCCACTCTTTCGCGCGATTCTGTTTGACTGATTAGTTTGAGGTGAGCCGTTGAACGAGAGAACCTACCGAGTAATGGGTGAGACAGCCTGGTAAGAGCATAGACGGAAGTGTCAAGTCGCCGGATCGGACAAGAGACCTGCTCACGAGCAGGATGGGGTCGAGTAAACACTTGGTGAGGTGTTTGGCCAAAGTTGTGGATGACCCCAGCCGTGATTCGTCTCTCCTGCGGATCACTGATGTTGTCCAGGTCCGTGGCGCCCCTGTACGAGAGATGATGGAAAACGTTTAGGTTGTCAACAGCGGCGTCGCCCCTCTGCTTGAAACCGAACACCAGATCAATCCAGCTGTGGAGATGCTGGCTAACGTACGGGCTTTCGAGTGCCTCACGATGTTTGGTGATGAAAATCTTGGGGTCTCCCTTGGCCCAGGGAGGCAGCACGACGTTGTTAACCCTCGCCCCCGTGCTCTCCCGGTTGCCAAAGTTGTATTGGTTGATGTTGGTCAAGAACTCCGGAAGACAGAAGAACTCGGGGATCAGCTCCCTGATATCTGCCTTGTTGTCGCAGGATGCAGACTTCCACGCATGGGGTATGGACTGAAAGAGACGGTCCGCGTGGTCGAAAGACCCACCCTGGAGGAGGATATATGATTGAACGAAAGGCGGGAGGCGAATGAGATAGGAAGACACGATCATGGCCGAAGAGTAATGAGTACCGTAATGGAAAGGAGTCTCTCCAatctcggccagggcgtTGTACGACTCCCTGAAGCCCGAGACACGGCCGGCTGTCTGGGCACCCATGGGCTTTGAGAGGTCTCGGAAGGTTGCAGGGTCGTTGAGATTCAGCTCCTCGCTCGTGTAGTCCGCGAGAACCCACGGGAAGACAGGATACTGCGTCAAATCGTTGAACGTCCGGCCGGCCATCGTGTTGACAAGCATGAGGTAGTGAAAGTTGGACATCTCCCCCTTCTGCCACTTCTTCATGGCGGGGTTCCAGGGCGTTGAGTTGAAAATGCTACCGAACTTGGAGCCGAAGCCTTGGGGCATCTCCTCGGAAACCTTGAGGGCTTCGAGGCGCCAAGCATCCTCGGGGTTGGGCAATGAGCTGGCAGCGTTGGTGTGCGGTGCTTTGTTCATCAATTTGCCAAAGACCTCATCTCTCAGGGCTGGGTTGATAGACGTCAGTAAGTAGCTGCGTCCATCTGTGAAGAAGACTTCGATGGCGACATCCCGGAACAAGAAACGTCTTTTGGAGATACTGATGACGTCGTGCCACCTCCAGCTTCGCGACTCTTGCTCGCTGCGACTGGAGCTCTGGCGTTGCTCTGTGGTCTTGGCATCTGTGATGATCTCTGAGAAGGGGTCTCGTTCCTCGGGGGGAGCTTGCCACGCGTTGACAATCTCGCCAGAAGCGCACTGAAAGACGTTGTCCATGATGTACAGTGCGTCCTTTCCGATGATCAGGATACCCTCACAGCCCTCCAACCCAACGATGCGTGAGATGTTGTACACCGCCTGGACTTGATCTCCCTGTTCGAGACGTCTCATGACTTTGCGATTCTTGTCCTCGAACCCATCGTCTCCctcgttggcgtcgttgggATCGTCAACCATTTCGAAGTCTTCTTCGGCACCGACACCGGACTCGTtcgcttcttcttcctcctcctgatccgcctcggccggtgTCTCGGAACCTCCTGCGTCACCATCGAGACTGGGGATAGACTGCATACGGGACGATGCTGGTGTAGCTGACTTGATCGGTGAAGGCGCAATCTGAGCGGCGGACATGGTGGTGTTCACCTTGAGGGCAGACGGGGTCGTGGGCTCCCCTGCTCTCCTCTTTGGCTGGTAGTCGGCGTGCTTCTTGGAATAGTCGGGTAGAAGCCTCAGACGCATCCGGTTTCGCCCCTCGGTTCGGTCGAGCTTCCATTTGAGCTGCGTATGCTCGCTGAAAACGGCACCAGGACGTCGCAAGTCGTTGTCCATCTTGACAAACGCCGCGGCCAGGAAGGCCATGTCATCTTGCTGGTCCTGCATCAAGCGCTGATGCTTGAAGTGCTCGCTAGTGAAGATGCTCTTCATCCAAGCACCATTGGCCATGTCATGGCGGATGAGAATGTTGTCAATGGTGAGTGCTTCCGTTTGCCATGCTTTGAGCCGGTCTCTGCGCTTCGCTAATCGGAACTTAGCCGAATCGATTGTTCGCTGATTTTCGACAACGACAAACTCTTCCCAGATCTTTGAAATaccgccgaagaagaaggcgtcAAGGGACGCCCGATGCTTGT
This window contains:
- a CDS encoding Putative NADH-ubiquinone oxidoreductase 9.5kDa subunit; translated protein: MSSAASPRFWAGPIRYCRWASREKPAYFWSVVLGALGPVQLALVPPIRNYLGDYNAPPIPVTYPVPSAPRKQLSGYDDE
- a CDS encoding Putative dolichyl-diphosphooligosaccharide--protein glycosyltransferase 48kDa subunit, with protein sequence MRSLLSLCLLFLAATVHAVSVTGGRLLAILDDVAEKEGYSKFLGDLESRGFSITYQTPKSDSLQLFKLGERVYDHVLLFPSKSKGLGPNLTPNILLQFINAKGNILMSLSSTATVPTSIVSLLAELDIALPADRTGLVVDHFNYDTVSAAESHDVLAIPAPKSPRAGVKSFFHEDGQVIAFPNGLGHVLGAGQLLTPILRAPKTAYSYNPKEQAEVVDANDLFAAGEQLGLVSVFQARNSARFTLVGSAELLSDKWLDAKIKPAATGKEVTAWNREFAKRVAGWTFHETGVLRVNNIEHHLNEAANETNPEIYRIKNDVTYSISLSEYSWDKWTPFTVPNDDVLQLEFSMLSPFHRLPLELKSSTADASTYTTSFTLPDQHGIFNFKINYKRPLLTNLEEKNTVSVRHMAHDEWPRSYVISGAWPWLTGIFATVTGFVLFSAVWMYSAPTNAATAIKKTQ